A section of the Subtercola frigoramans genome encodes:
- a CDS encoding Rv3235 family protein, giving the protein MSQALPVERTPTPMPVAHAIPPNAPHPIGRNQNPREFIENLTRCVLEVLAGVRDLDQLARWVSDDVYRHLSKRVVLSTRARQLKGQRSIRPTFTIGRTLLSEPCPGVIEGVVIVHGKARSRAVALRIERLGPRWRASAITVL; this is encoded by the coding sequence ATGAGCCAAGCACTGCCCGTCGAACGCACGCCCACGCCGATGCCCGTGGCGCACGCGATACCGCCGAACGCACCGCACCCCATCGGTCGGAACCAGAATCCGCGCGAATTCATCGAGAACCTCACGCGGTGCGTCCTCGAAGTCCTGGCGGGCGTACGCGATCTCGACCAGCTCGCGAGGTGGGTCTCCGATGACGTCTACCGGCACCTGTCAAAACGCGTCGTGCTGTCGACACGGGCCAGGCAACTCAAGGGCCAGCGGTCGATCCGCCCGACATTCACCATCGGGCGGACCCTGCTCTCCGAACCGTGCCCCGGGGTGATCGAGGGTGTCGTCATTGTGCACGGCAAGGCCCGGAGCCGCGCGGTCGCACTGCGCATTGAACGACTCGGTCCTCGCTGGCGCGCCAGCGCTATCACTGTGCTGTGA
- the hpf gene encoding ribosome hibernation-promoting factor, HPF/YfiA family — MEINITGRNLGITDRFRSYATEKAEKVEHLADRALALEVKVCRHSSANTSGGDDRVELTLIGPGPIVRAESAGSDKYVAFDLAIAKLLERLRRAKDRKKTHRGQHRPVSLREASAADFSGIDVVPAEAEVLLRATTGAVPVQPANAEAEETEEAWSPVVIRKKVFAAAPMTVDDALYLMELVGHDFYLFIDAETQRPSVVYRRKGWDYGVIGLDDSAAVDSPAESRQAERVFS; from the coding sequence ATGGAGATCAACATCACGGGCCGCAACCTAGGAATCACCGATCGGTTTCGCAGTTACGCAACTGAGAAGGCCGAGAAGGTCGAACACCTTGCGGATCGTGCTCTCGCGCTTGAAGTCAAAGTCTGCCGCCACAGCTCGGCGAACACCTCCGGTGGCGACGACCGGGTGGAACTCACTCTCATCGGCCCGGGACCGATTGTGAGGGCCGAGAGCGCCGGCTCAGACAAGTACGTTGCCTTCGATCTGGCGATCGCCAAGCTGCTCGAGCGATTGCGCCGCGCGAAAGATCGAAAGAAGACCCACCGCGGCCAACACCGGCCTGTGTCACTCCGCGAAGCCAGCGCAGCTGATTTCAGTGGCATCGACGTGGTTCCCGCCGAAGCCGAGGTCCTGCTGAGGGCGACGACCGGCGCAGTGCCGGTGCAGCCGGCCAACGCAGAGGCGGAGGAGACAGAAGAGGCGTGGTCGCCGGTGGTGATCCGCAAGAAGGTCTTCGCTGCGGCCCCGATGACCGTCGACGATGCTCTCTATCTGATGGAGCTCGTCGGGCACGACTTCTATCTCTTCATCGACGCCGAGACGCAGCGCCCGAGCGTGGTCTACCGCAGAAAGGGCTGGGATTACGGAGTCATCGGGCTCGACGACAGTGCAGCTGTTGACTCGCCGGCCGAAAGCCGCCAGGCCGAACGGGTCTTCTCCTAG
- the secA gene encoding preprotein translocase subunit SecA, whose protein sequence is MASVLEKVLRVGEGRVLRRLENYAKAINALEEDFTHLSDDELREETPRLRERFAEGESLDHLLPEAFAAVREASRRTLGLRHFDVQLMGGAALHLGNIAEMKTGEGKTLVATLPAYLNAIAGEGVHIVTVNDYLANYQSELMGRVFRALGMTTGVILSGQTPAERREQYASDITYGTNNEFGFDYLRDNMAWQASDMVQRGHYFAIVDEVDSILIDEARTPLIISGPASGEANRWFTEFASIATRLVADEDYEIDEKKRTVGILEPGIEKVEDYLGIDNLYESANTPLISFLNNSLKASALFKKDKDYVVMNGEVLIVDEHTGRILAGRRYNEGIHQAIEAKEGVVVKAENQTLATVTLQNYFRLYDKLAGMTGTAETEAAEFNGTYKLGVVAIPTNRPMQRKDQPDLVYKNEQAKFEQVVEDIVKRHETGQPVLVGTTSVEKSEYLSRLLAKKGVRHEVLNAKNHAREAAIIAQAGRLGAVTVATNMAGRGTDIMLGGNTEFLAVAQMNARGLSPIDTPEEYELAWDDVFAEVKAGVEEEAEKVVEAGGLYVLGTERHESRRIDNQLRGRSGRQGDPGESRFYLSLTDDLMRLFNAGAAESLMGRGNVPDDLAIESKVVSRAIRSAQSQVEGRNAEIRKNVLKYDDVLNRQREAIYSDRRHILEGDDLHERAQKFLQDVVDDVLETHAGEGNGDDWDFDAMWTELKTLYPVSISIDEVIAEAGSRGKISREFVGREILSDAKLAYQKREETLGEAAMRELERRVVLTVIDRRWRDHLYEMDYLKDGIGLRAMAQRDPLVEYQREGYLLFQQMMGQIREEAVGFLFNLEVEVNTPAGSVDAPSVQAKGLETGSAEETGLSYTAPSDSGGVEVRNQRGQLEQAATALAQRAQQDASPAASDLSASAAQGRGSAPTTQPSRPAPTTTGAFGQKTPANAAPAVNRADRRAQTKKK, encoded by the coding sequence GTGGCTTCAGTTCTGGAAAAGGTTCTCCGGGTCGGTGAGGGTCGGGTACTCCGTCGCCTCGAGAACTACGCAAAGGCAATCAATGCGCTGGAAGAAGACTTCACTCACCTGAGCGACGACGAGCTCAGAGAAGAGACCCCTCGGCTGAGAGAGAGGTTCGCAGAGGGCGAGAGCCTCGACCACCTGCTGCCAGAAGCGTTTGCGGCAGTACGAGAGGCTTCGCGGCGAACGTTGGGACTCCGGCACTTCGACGTGCAACTCATGGGTGGGGCGGCCCTGCACCTCGGCAACATCGCCGAGATGAAGACCGGTGAGGGCAAGACCCTGGTCGCGACGCTTCCGGCCTACCTGAACGCCATTGCCGGCGAGGGTGTGCATATCGTCACCGTCAACGACTACCTTGCCAACTACCAGAGTGAACTCATGGGCCGCGTGTTCCGCGCGCTCGGCATGACCACGGGTGTCATCCTCAGTGGCCAGACACCCGCAGAGCGCCGCGAACAGTACGCCTCTGACATCACCTACGGCACGAACAACGAGTTCGGCTTCGACTACCTGCGAGACAACATGGCCTGGCAGGCCTCCGACATGGTTCAGCGTGGCCACTACTTCGCCATCGTCGACGAGGTCGACAGCATCCTGATCGATGAGGCCCGCACGCCTCTCATCATCTCGGGGCCGGCCTCAGGCGAAGCGAACCGATGGTTCACTGAGTTCGCCTCGATCGCGACCCGCCTCGTGGCCGATGAGGACTACGAGATCGATGAGAAGAAGCGCACGGTCGGTATTCTCGAGCCGGGGATCGAGAAGGTCGAGGACTACCTCGGCATCGACAACCTCTACGAGTCGGCCAACACTCCGCTCATCTCGTTTCTGAACAACTCGCTCAAGGCATCTGCGCTCTTCAAGAAAGACAAGGACTACGTCGTGATGAACGGCGAAGTGCTCATCGTCGACGAGCACACCGGCCGAATTCTGGCCGGCCGGCGGTACAACGAAGGAATCCACCAGGCGATCGAGGCCAAAGAGGGCGTCGTCGTCAAGGCAGAGAACCAGACCCTCGCCACGGTGACGCTGCAGAACTACTTCCGTCTCTACGACAAGCTCGCCGGCATGACCGGTACGGCCGAGACCGAAGCCGCAGAGTTCAACGGAACGTACAAGCTCGGCGTCGTGGCCATCCCGACCAACCGGCCCATGCAGCGCAAAGACCAGCCCGACCTCGTGTACAAGAACGAGCAGGCGAAGTTCGAGCAGGTCGTCGAAGACATCGTCAAGCGTCACGAGACCGGCCAGCCCGTACTTGTCGGCACGACCAGTGTCGAGAAGAGCGAGTACCTCTCGCGGCTGCTGGCGAAGAAGGGCGTGCGTCACGAAGTGCTGAACGCGAAGAACCACGCCCGTGAGGCCGCGATCATCGCCCAGGCAGGCCGCCTCGGCGCGGTGACCGTTGCGACGAACATGGCGGGGCGTGGCACAGACATCATGCTCGGTGGCAACACCGAGTTCCTCGCTGTCGCCCAGATGAACGCGCGTGGACTCAGTCCGATCGACACCCCAGAGGAATATGAGCTGGCCTGGGACGACGTCTTTGCCGAGGTCAAGGCCGGGGTCGAGGAGGAGGCAGAGAAGGTCGTCGAAGCAGGCGGCCTCTACGTGCTCGGCACCGAGCGGCACGAGTCTCGTCGGATCGACAACCAGCTCAGAGGCCGCAGCGGTCGCCAGGGAGACCCGGGCGAGAGCCGCTTCTACCTCTCCCTGACCGACGACCTCATGCGTCTGTTCAATGCTGGTGCAGCGGAGAGCCTGATGGGCCGCGGCAATGTGCCAGACGACCTGGCCATCGAGTCCAAGGTCGTTTCGCGCGCCATCCGAAGCGCCCAGTCACAGGTCGAGGGCCGCAACGCGGAGATCCGCAAGAACGTGCTGAAGTACGATGATGTGCTCAACAGGCAGCGCGAAGCCATCTACAGCGACCGCCGGCACATCCTCGAGGGTGACGACCTGCATGAGCGGGCACAGAAATTCCTGCAAGACGTGGTCGACGACGTGCTCGAGACCCACGCGGGCGAGGGAAATGGGGACGACTGGGACTTCGACGCGATGTGGACCGAGCTGAAGACGCTCTATCCCGTCTCCATCTCCATCGACGAGGTCATCGCCGAGGCGGGCAGCCGGGGCAAGATCAGCCGTGAGTTCGTCGGCCGCGAGATTCTCTCCGATGCCAAACTCGCCTACCAGAAGCGTGAAGAGACGCTGGGCGAGGCTGCGATGCGTGAACTGGAGCGCCGCGTCGTGCTCACCGTCATCGACCGCCGCTGGCGTGATCACCTCTACGAGATGGACTACCTGAAAGACGGCATCGGTCTGCGGGCGATGGCCCAGCGTGACCCACTCGTCGAGTACCAGCGCGAGGGTTACCTGCTCTTCCAGCAGATGATGGGCCAGATCCGCGAGGAGGCAGTCGGATTCCTCTTCAACCTCGAAGTCGAAGTCAACACGCCTGCGGGTTCGGTCGACGCGCCGAGCGTCCAGGCCAAGGGGCTGGAGACGGGCAGTGCAGAAGAGACCGGCCTGAGCTACACCGCTCCGAGCGACTCCGGCGGAGTCGAAGTGCGAAACCAGCGCGGCCAGCTCGAACAGGCCGCCACCGCGCTTGCCCAGCGAGCGCAACAGGATGCCTCACCGGCAGCTTCTGACCTGTCGGCTTCGGCGGCCCAGGGTCGGGGCTCTGCCCCCACCACGCAGCCTTCGCGGCCAGCACCCACCACAACGGGAGCATTCGGCCAGAAGACACCTGCAAATGCCGCTCCAGCAGTGAACCGCGCCGACAGGCGAGCCCAGACCAAGAAGAAGTAG